A region of Moorena producens PAL-8-15-08-1 DNA encodes the following proteins:
- a CDS encoding element excision factor XisH family protein gives MVDDLPTLPYRMRSHFHLAIGQFINYRVALKVKEPERQLFLAIPDTTYQRFFQKEFPQIVIQEYQLKLL, from the coding sequence ATGGTTGATGATTTGCCCACCCTACCCTACCGAATGCGATCGCACTTCCACCTTGCCATTGGTCAATTCATTAACTATCGAGTAGCCTTAAAGGTAAAAGAGCCAGAACGACAATTATTTCTGGCGATTCCCGATACCACCTACCAAAGGTTTTTTCAGAAAGAATTCCCTCAAATTGTTATTCAAGAGTACCAACTTAAACTATTATAG
- a CDS encoding element excision factor XisH family protein, with product MAKDLFHDVVKNALIKDGWQITDDPFFLKVGGVEFFIDLGAEKLIAAERNGQRIK from the coding sequence ATGGCAAAAGACTTATTTCATGATGTTGTCAAAAATGCCTTAATTAAAGATGGTTGGCAAATTACCGATGATCCGTTTTTTTTGAAAGTCGGCGGAGTAGAATTTTTTATTGATCTGGGTGCCGAAAAGCTAATTGCGGCAGAAAGAAATGGTCAGCGGATAAAGTAG
- a CDS encoding DUF7689 domain-containing protein, with translation MVGNEAWLSQVRQWIERDYPNLVSTNYHVTSADTIDYNCVAWAAEDTQRWWWPDPMKESYWPVNVPRVETLLAFIKAFETLGYVICETPDLEENYQKIAIYMLNDQPTHVARQLLNGKWTSKLGQDEDIEHDTLEGLTGERYGQVAQVMKRKVGSRVGKST, from the coding sequence ATGGTAGGGAATGAGGCGTGGTTATCGCAGGTCAGACAATGGATTGAAAGGGATTATCCGAATTTAGTCTCTACAAATTATCACGTTACCAGTGCTGATACAATTGACTATAATTGTGTGGCTTGGGCGGCTGAAGATACTCAAAGATGGTGGTGGCCAGATCCAATGAAAGAGAGTTATTGGCCCGTTAATGTTCCAAGAGTTGAGACACTATTGGCTTTTATTAAAGCTTTTGAAACTCTTGGTTATGTAATCTGTGAAACCCCTGATTTAGAAGAAAATTATCAAAAAATAGCCATTTACATGTTAAATGATCAACCCACTCATGTGGCTAGACAACTATTAAACGGAAAATGGACGAGTAAATTAGGACAGGATGAGGATATTGAACATGATACATTAGAAGGGTTAACTGGAGAAAGATACGGTCAAGTCGCCCAAGTTATGAAGCGAAAAGTAGGTAGTAGGGTGGGCAAATCGACATGA
- a CDS encoding BrnA antitoxin family protein, translating to MRKEYDFSKGKRGAVIPSKGKTRITIYLDDEIIALFREQAETAGIGYQTLINEALKKHLLLPNEQPLTQGDLRRILREELSDKVGWANGHD from the coding sequence ATGAGAAAGGAATATGATTTTTCTAAAGGAAAACGAGGAGCCGTAATTCCTTCTAAAGGAAAAACACGCATTACTATTTATCTCGATGATGAAATTATTGCCCTATTTCGAGAACAGGCCGAAACGGCTGGAATTGGTTATCAGACTTTAATAAATGAGGCTTTAAAAAAACATCTCCTACTGCCAAATGAGCAACCTCTGACCCAAGGGGATCTACGTCGTATTCTTCGTGAAGAATTATCAGATAAAGTAGGGTGGGCAAATGGACATGATTGA
- a CDS encoding BrnT family toxin produces the protein MNMIQELQKPIGMHHGVSFAEAEMVFFDPLAIHDPFG, from the coding sequence TTGAATATGATCCAAGAATTGCAAAAACCAATTGGCATGCATCATGGTGTTTCCTTTGCGGAAGCTGAAATGGTGTTTTTCGATCCCCTTGCCATTCATGACCCCTTTGGGTAA
- a CDS encoding DUF4157 domain-containing protein, translating into MRTTHTYKPKYSHTTSLSYEQKKKDSRGKGIREMLDAEEREWNAEEAVGEWGSMSANVMRTLESGVTQPERGRREIGLQGKFSLGEPGERSRQGENHGGHQVVQPKRMMVQRAAQPLTGDSVTYGDSMRASRSKKENKTGLPDRLKAGIENLSGYSMDDVRVHYNSEKPAQLQAKAYAQGTEIHLGSGQERHLPHEAWHVVQQKQGRVRPTWGRNEKEQVNSEKKLEEEAEVMGEMATTQGEESSNDLENRNPRQKRKKEGMTSGLGWGREREMKETKVVQMVQVNDQSLEGLNIGRSKHVPGKKEAIKIDNKDYFYHLHANKFSNYDKDLTEFTMTLWLADKDPEEVKARGGQILYDHVRADDKYHMTFYEGDNFQWSGYRFTEARDVQRDEVIKWIELGMRAEGLQIIEWIKVGYR; encoded by the coding sequence ATGCGCACTACTCATACCTATAAACCGAAATATTCTCACACTACCTCGTTGTCATATGAACAAAAAAAGAAAGACTCCAGAGGGAAAGGAATAAGAGAAATGTTGGATGCAGAGGAAAGGGAGTGGAACGCCGAAGAGGCGGTGGGGGAATGGGGAAGTATGAGTGCTAATGTGATGCGCACCTTAGAATCAGGAGTAACCCAACCGGAAAGGGGAAGGAGAGAAATCGGGCTGCAAGGGAAGTTTTCTTTGGGAGAACCGGGAGAGAGAAGCAGGCAAGGGGAGAATCACGGTGGGCATCAGGTAGTGCAGCCGAAAAGGATGATGGTGCAGCGAGCAGCACAACCGTTGACGGGGGATTCGGTGACATATGGCGATAGCATGAGGGCATCGAGGAGCAAAAAAGAAAACAAAACTGGCTTGCCTGATCGCCTCAAGGCTGGAATAGAGAACCTATCGGGCTATTCGATGGATGATGTGAGGGTGCATTACAACTCGGAAAAACCGGCACAATTGCAGGCAAAAGCATATGCACAGGGGACGGAGATTCATCTAGGGTCGGGTCAGGAGAGGCATTTGCCCCATGAGGCGTGGCATGTGGTGCAGCAGAAGCAGGGAAGGGTGAGGCCAACCTGGGGGCGGAATGAGAAGGAACAGGTAAATAGCGAAAAAAAATTGGAGGAGGAGGCGGAAGTCATGGGAGAAATGGCCACAACCCAAGGAGAGGAGTCATCTAATGATTTGGAAAACAGAAATCCCCGGCAAAAACGAAAAAAGGAGGGCATGACTAGCGGGCTTGGATGGGGGCGGGAGAGGGAAATGAAGGAAACCAAGGTGGTGCAAATGGTCCAGGTCAACGATCAGTCGTTAGAGGGGTTAAATATAGGACGAAGTAAGCACGTGCCAGGTAAAAAGGAAGCGATAAAGATTGATAATAAGGACTACTTCTATCACTTGCATGCCAATAAGTTTTCAAACTATGATAAAGATTTAACAGAATTTACGATGACGTTATGGTTGGCGGACAAAGACCCGGAAGAAGTTAAAGCGAGGGGCGGACAGATCCTCTATGATCATGTGAGAGCGGATGATAAGTACCATATGACTTTCTATGAGGGCGATAATTTCCAATGGTCGGGATATAGATTCACAGAGGCGCGAGATGTTCAACGTGACGAGGTAATAAAGTGGATAGAGTTGGGAATGAGAGCGGAAGGTTTGCAAATAATAGAATGGATAAAGGTAGGGTATAGATAA
- a CDS encoding ATP-binding protein: MERDMAPLSQTNWYHTNFSSLLQEIDRVRNYLEKYIEGKKNQQIVTEFVDDTSALAQLCILFNLSPIERDILLMCVGMEIEPMFQSLFAKAQKNHPHKNYPSLSLAMDALPGANWGVLSPQSPLFYWQLLQIEPGSILTKSPLHIDQQILCFLLGDDTTDQELAGKIIPQPPQTNPVFLPPSQLSIGSQLISIWSGSEGTNSYPVVLLSGSDRITKYQIASATCQDLGLKLHTLDPAALTTKPQDVYQLAKRWQREAKLSNSVLFIDCDSYNFSEPGRELALSKFLDSINTPLILSSNDRKIDCQRTVVNLDIPPLSHQEQYDLWESHLGSAAAELNGQIERIAVQFNLNTATIQAACEQFKIQNSKFPQNPGSSPKSALTLGENRYQNPQITNSEASSGFPLFKGDGRGISDNGGKNLKDETHQSTQLWDICRQIARNQLDDLAQPINATATWEDLVLPTPQRLLLGDIATHLRHQYKVYQEWGFAQKGDRGLGISALFYGASGTGKTMAAEVLANEFRLDLYRIDLSRVVSKYIGETEKNLRRIFDAAETGSAILLFDEADALFGKRTQVKDSHDRHANIEVSYLLQRMEAYQGLAILTTNFQSALDSAFSRRIRFVVEFPFPGPEIRTQIWQRIFPAQTPTEDLNYQKLGQLNVAGGNIRNIALNAAFFAAAADEAVNMEHIYDATKREYQKLKKMLTNEEIEGWF, from the coding sequence ATGGAGCGCGACATGGCACCCCTTTCTCAAACCAACTGGTATCACACTAATTTTAGTTCTCTGTTACAAGAAATCGATCGAGTTCGTAACTATTTAGAAAAATACATAGAAGGTAAAAAAAATCAACAAATCGTTACTGAATTTGTTGACGATACTTCAGCCCTGGCTCAACTTTGTATCCTCTTCAATCTCTCCCCAATTGAAAGGGATATCCTGCTAATGTGCGTGGGCATGGAAATAGAACCTATGTTCCAGTCCTTGTTTGCCAAAGCCCAAAAAAATCATCCTCACAAAAACTATCCTAGTCTAAGTTTAGCTATGGACGCCCTTCCCGGAGCCAATTGGGGTGTCCTTTCTCCCCAAAGCCCTTTATTTTACTGGCAACTTCTCCAGATTGAACCAGGATCAATCCTAACCAAGTCCCCCCTCCATATTGACCAGCAAATCCTCTGCTTTCTGTTAGGAGACGATACCACAGACCAGGAATTAGCAGGCAAGATCATACCCCAACCGCCTCAGACTAACCCGGTTTTTTTGCCTCCCTCTCAGTTAAGTATAGGGTCGCAATTGATAAGCATTTGGTCTGGCAGCGAGGGGACAAATAGCTATCCCGTGGTGCTTTTATCTGGCTCGGATCGAATCACAAAATACCAAATTGCCTCCGCCACTTGTCAGGATTTGGGGTTAAAGTTACATACTCTCGACCCTGCCGCTCTGACCACCAAGCCCCAGGATGTCTACCAACTCGCGAAGCGTTGGCAAAGGGAAGCCAAACTTAGCAATAGTGTCCTGTTTATTGACTGCGATAGTTATAATTTTTCTGAGCCTGGGCGGGAGTTGGCTCTGAGCAAATTTCTTGATAGTATCAATACTCCTTTAATCCTCAGCAGCAATGACCGAAAAATTGACTGTCAGCGGACTGTTGTAAACCTAGACATCCCCCCATTGAGCCACCAGGAACAATATGACCTGTGGGAAAGCCATCTCGGGTCAGCAGCCGCAGAACTTAACGGTCAAATTGAGCGCATCGCCGTTCAGTTTAACCTCAATACTGCTACTATTCAAGCCGCCTGTGAACAATTCAAAATTCAAAATTCAAAATTCCCACAAAATCCCGGATCTAGCCCCAAGAGCGCCCTAACATTGGGGGAAAACCGATATCAAAATCCCCAAATAACAAACAGCGAAGCCTCCTCTGGTTTCCCCCTTTTTAAGGGGGACGGAAGGGGGATCTCGGATAATGGGGGCAAAAATCTCAAAGACGAAACCCACCAATCTACTCAATTATGGGATATCTGCCGCCAAATCGCCCGTAATCAATTAGATGACTTAGCGCAACCGATCAATGCTACGGCTACCTGGGAGGATCTGGTATTACCAACCCCACAACGGCTGCTTCTTGGGGATATTGCCACTCATCTCAGACACCAGTATAAAGTCTATCAGGAATGGGGTTTCGCCCAAAAAGGCGACCGGGGTTTGGGCATCAGCGCCCTATTTTACGGTGCGAGCGGTACTGGTAAAACCATGGCAGCCGAGGTATTAGCCAACGAATTTCGCCTGGATCTTTATCGCATCGACCTAAGTCGAGTAGTCAGTAAATATATTGGTGAGACCGAAAAGAATCTGCGGCGGATCTTTGATGCAGCAGAAACCGGTAGTGCAATTCTACTGTTTGACGAAGCCGATGCCCTGTTTGGTAAGCGTACCCAAGTTAAAGACAGTCACGACCGCCACGCTAACATCGAAGTCAGCTATTTGCTGCAACGAATGGAAGCCTATCAAGGATTAGCAATTTTGACCACCAATTTCCAAAGCGCTCTCGATAGTGCCTTTTCCCGCCGCATTCGCTTTGTGGTCGAGTTTCCGTTTCCCGGACCCGAAATCCGTACCCAAATTTGGCAGCGCATTTTTCCTGCCCAGACCCCAACCGAAGACTTAAATTACCAGAAACTCGGTCAACTCAATGTAGCTGGCGGAAATATTCGCAATATAGCCCTAAATGCCGCTTTTTTTGCCGCCGCCGCCGATGAAGCCGTGAACATGGAACATATCTATGACGCGACAAAACGGGAATATCAAAAGTTGAAGAAAATGTTGACAAACGAAGAGATAGAAGGGTGGTTTTAG
- a CDS encoding helix-turn-helix domain-containing protein yields the protein MNKCVGTTEAASLLGISSRRLRQLLEKGRVRGAYKSGKFWIIPLFNHLPQITKGNRGPKGKWRTSRPPALAKINVNRNHIGSNIKKSPKDRKPVISVKRKGTNLYGNEVEILGPCKIVYQPDNPLDCGARLWIETFSDIHFIS from the coding sequence ATGAACAAGTGCGTTGGAACTACTGAAGCAGCATCTCTATTAGGAATTTCTTCTCGACGATTGCGCCAACTCCTAGAGAAGGGTCGGGTGCGGGGTGCCTATAAAAGCGGGAAATTCTGGATTATTCCTCTGTTCAACCATTTGCCACAAATTACTAAAGGTAATCGTGGACCAAAGGGGAAATGGCGCACTAGTCGTCCGCCAGCTTTAGCGAAGATTAATGTCAATCGCAATCACATTGGCTCGAATATCAAGAAAAGCCCCAAAGACCGGAAGCCAGTGATTTCAGTAAAACGAAAGGGCACTAATCTCTACGGTAATGAAGTCGAAATCCTTGGTCCGTGTAAGATTGTTTATCAGCCGGATAATCCCCTTGATTGTGGTGCTCGTTTGTGGATCGAAACCTTCAGTGATATTCACTTTATTTCTTGA
- a CDS encoding DUF4351 domain-containing protein, producing MGLKARQDYRVINLWEVEAELVLEQPLPPLFPFVPILFGGGSESKLRSAVQALRADQTLNQLEPLLAFFASFVLAMQRGLGGFPHERLHQEEIPLIQQIMRWDMTVLRESPWYQEILQEGLAQGIQQGIEQGIQQGIEQGIEQGIQQERRGSLERILKLRFSEIPVEISVRIQALNLEQLEELMATALTVNSLDEFSQHLPN from the coding sequence ATGGGATTAAAAGCCCGTCAAGATTATCGGGTAATTAATCTCTGGGAAGTAGAGGCTGAATTAGTATTAGAACAACCTTTACCTCCCCTATTTCCATTTGTCCCAATTTTATTTGGAGGTGGTAGCGAATCAAAATTGCGGTCAGCAGTGCAGGCTTTACGAGCGGATCAAACCTTGAATCAACTAGAACCGCTCTTAGCGTTCTTTGCTAGTTTTGTGTTAGCGATGCAGCGCGGTCTTGGGGGTTTCCCCCATGAGCGACTGCATCAAGAAGAGATACCTTTAATTCAACAAATCATGAGGTGGGATATGACAGTATTACGAGAATCACCCTGGTATCAAGAGATTTTACAAGAGGGTCTTGCTCAAGGAATTCAACAAGGGATTGAACAAGGAATTCAACAAGGGATTGAACAAGGGATTGAACAAGGCATCCAACAAGAACGTCGAGGGAGTTTAGAGCGCATCCTTAAACTGCGATTTTCAGAGATTCCTGTCGAGATATCCGTCAGAATTCAAGCCTTAAATCTTGAACAATTAGAAGAGTTGATGGCCACAGCATTAACCGTTAACTCCCTAGATGAGTTTAGTCAACATTTGCCGAATTAA
- a CDS encoding DUF1822 family protein, whose translation MTITESTNIKVSLSPYAHSYAAQFAAEQTTPRKGKHVYLNTLAVYAINNYLKWLNIPSNLAQSDCWNPGLRALFDVADLVLPNIGKLECRPVLPGQSTLNVPLEVTEDRIGYVAVQFSEQLDQVELLGFAPYHAIAKSLDPLPLEQLESLDTLIDKIDWIKKSVRISQWFEEIFQADWQPPTSLLPQYRYRSSFKTVTAFRGSELGLKRRSMQEPRIEALRGNDRSTMRAKLMDLAGQGVVLLLQVNFQPPDTEDIDIFMRLYPAGDSMYLPPDLQVNLLDESGNSCMKAQAGQTNDKIQIDFSCQPEERFSVRLKLGDISITEKFII comes from the coding sequence ATGACTATTACAGAATCAACTAACATTAAGGTTTCTCTTAGCCCATATGCTCATAGTTATGCAGCACAGTTTGCTGCTGAACAAACCACTCCTCGCAAGGGAAAACACGTCTATTTAAATACTTTAGCAGTTTATGCTATTAACAACTATCTTAAATGGCTCAATATTCCCAGTAATCTTGCTCAAAGTGATTGTTGGAATCCGGGTTTGAGAGCATTGTTTGATGTAGCTGATTTGGTTTTGCCCAACATTGGTAAATTGGAATGTCGTCCAGTGCTACCAGGTCAGTCAACCTTGAACGTGCCACTAGAAGTGACCGAAGACCGGATTGGCTATGTGGCAGTGCAGTTCAGTGAGCAATTAGACCAGGTAGAGTTATTGGGATTTGCTCCGTATCATGCGATCGCTAAATCCCTAGACCCTTTACCCCTAGAACAGCTTGAATCTCTCGATACACTAATTGACAAGATTGATTGGATTAAGAAATCGGTGAGAATAAGCCAATGGTTTGAAGAAATATTTCAGGCAGATTGGCAACCACCAACATCACTTTTACCTCAGTATAGGTACAGGTCTAGTTTCAAAACGGTTACTGCCTTCAGAGGATCTGAGTTAGGTCTCAAGCGGCGCTCCATGCAAGAACCGAGGATAGAGGCTTTAAGGGGTAATGACAGATCAACCATGCGAGCCAAGCTAATGGACTTAGCTGGTCAAGGAGTAGTCCTGCTGCTGCAAGTGAATTTCCAACCTCCTGATACTGAAGATATCGATATTTTTATGAGGCTATATCCTGCGGGTGATTCAATGTATTTACCACCAGATTTGCAGGTGAATTTACTCGATGAATCGGGAAATTCTTGTATGAAAGCTCAAGCTGGACAAACTAACGACAAGATCCAAATTGATTTCAGTTGCCAACCAGAGGAACGATTTAGTGTCAGATTAAAATTGGGAGATATAAGTATCACGGAAAAATTTATAATTTAG
- a CDS encoding response regulator transcription factor, which translates to MKTVLVVEDSVTERQYLTRCLQQAGLGVTGVASVEEAREKLSHHRPDLVVLDVILPGQSGFEFCRALKVNPHTSEIPVVICSTKGTEVDKIWGKMLGADAYLAKPVNPEELLCTLEELIQ; encoded by the coding sequence ATGAAAACTGTTTTGGTGGTAGAAGATAGCGTAACAGAAAGACAGTACCTAACTCGCTGTTTGCAACAAGCGGGTTTGGGGGTTACTGGCGTGGCTAGCGTTGAGGAGGCTCGGGAAAAATTATCTCACCATAGGCCAGATTTAGTAGTTTTAGATGTAATTTTGCCTGGTCAAAGTGGTTTTGAGTTTTGTCGAGCCCTGAAAGTGAATCCTCACACTAGCGAGATTCCTGTGGTGATTTGCTCCACCAAAGGTACTGAGGTGGACAAAATTTGGGGAAAGATGCTGGGGGCTGATGCCTACTTAGCTAAACCAGTGAATCCAGAAGAACTGCTGTGTACCCTAGAGGAGCTTATTCAATAG
- a CDS encoding response regulator, producing MKTKVESTSNSLSAKLVRYGHEKFTGRLDLKVSTAQQWSLYLSYGRLVWASGSVHPTRRWRRQIIYHCPEINPNRIALKKIEPGSCWDYQLMVLLARKRMINPQQTVVVIQGIVAEILFDILQSLTLVSREQTLIQPSNGSVSSNTMETRVNKPDNFLLNAQLGVRPSMQGILPQTWMLEVEATIKQVQQVWQQWSEMGLEDVSPDLAPVLLQKSALQQQTSVATYKNLVSLINGKRTLRDIAALLKRDVLLLTRSLNPYIKKQLIELVEVPDLIAPNFVDLPGKAGTSTQKSQTQKATTQKSQTQKSQKKSDQALIACIDDHPQTCKIMKDVIQSAGYRFLGIQDSIKALPLLLKHKPDLIFLDLVMPIVNGYEMCAQIRRVSMFANTPVIILTAKDGIVDRVRARIVGATDFLSKPIDNQKVVATVRKYHTTSPTKTNPV from the coding sequence ATGAAAACCAAGGTTGAATCTACCTCTAATAGCTTGAGTGCTAAGCTAGTACGCTACGGTCACGAAAAATTTACTGGCCGACTGGATCTGAAGGTGTCAACTGCTCAGCAATGGAGCCTCTACTTGAGCTATGGGCGTTTGGTATGGGCATCTGGCAGTGTTCATCCCACTAGGCGTTGGCGTCGGCAGATAATCTATCATTGTCCTGAGATTAATCCTAATCGGATTGCCCTCAAAAAGATAGAGCCAGGGTCCTGTTGGGACTACCAGTTGATGGTGCTGTTAGCACGGAAGCGAATGATCAACCCCCAACAGACTGTAGTTGTAATTCAAGGCATTGTGGCAGAAATATTATTTGATATCCTCCAGAGCCTAACCTTAGTTTCTCGGGAGCAAACCCTAATTCAACCCAGTAATGGTTCTGTCTCGTCAAACACCATGGAAACTAGGGTCAACAAGCCTGACAATTTCTTGCTCAATGCCCAGTTGGGAGTACGTCCCTCTATGCAGGGTATTTTGCCACAAACGTGGATGTTAGAGGTAGAGGCAACTATCAAGCAAGTTCAACAGGTCTGGCAGCAGTGGTCAGAAATGGGTTTGGAGGATGTTTCTCCTGACTTAGCACCGGTGCTGTTGCAAAAGTCGGCTTTGCAACAGCAAACCTCAGTGGCAACCTACAAAAATCTGGTAAGCCTAATCAACGGTAAGCGCACCCTGCGAGATATAGCAGCCCTGCTTAAACGAGATGTGTTACTGCTGACGCGATCGCTAAACCCTTATATTAAGAAACAACTGATTGAACTAGTAGAAGTGCCTGACTTGATAGCTCCCAACTTTGTAGATCTCCCCGGCAAGGCAGGCACTAGTACCCAAAAATCCCAAACCCAAAAAGCCACAACCCAAAAATCCCAAACCCAAAAATCCCAGAAGAAGTCTGATCAGGCATTAATAGCCTGTATTGATGATCACCCCCAAACCTGTAAAATTATGAAGGACGTGATTCAATCAGCAGGTTATCGATTTTTAGGAATCCAAGACTCTATCAAAGCTCTACCGTTGCTACTCAAACATAAGCCAGATTTAATATTCTTGGATTTGGTAATGCCCATTGTTAATGGCTACGAAATGTGCGCCCAGATCCGCCGGGTGTCAATGTTTGCCAATACACCAGTGATTATTTTGACGGCTAAAGATGGTATTGTAGACCGGGTAAGAGCCAGAATCGTTGGAGCCACTGATTTCCTTAGCAAACCAATCGACAATCAAAAAGTAGTGGCAACGGTGCGCAAGTATCATACAACGTCGCCCACCAAGACCAATCCAGTTTAA
- a CDS encoding RNA-guided endonuclease InsQ/TnpB family protein, giving the protein MKARYRYRFYPTIQQQQSLAQLFGCVRVVWNDALFICKQAEKIPKNSELQKLVITQAKKTEARAWLSEVSVVPLQQSVMDLGIAFKNFFDSRKGNRKGKQVKYPKFKKRRNQQSARLTQRGFSIKNDRVYLAKVGIVTPIWSRKLPSKPSSVTIIKDCANRYFLSFVVDVEPVQSYANNHSIGIDLGVKTFATLSNGEKVKSPNYKRLHRKIQKNQKKLARQVKNSNRRDKTRVKIAKLHNQMADKRKDFLHKLSTKIVNKNQVIVLEDLNVSGMIKNRKLARAISQQGWREFRTLCESKADQLGHDFRVISRWEPTSQVCSDCGFRWGKLDLSIRSVLCLSCGTEQDRDVNASKNIEMVGTGHRHDLKRTQRNSKTTSVA; this is encoded by the coding sequence ATGAAAGCCAGATACCGATATAGGTTCTACCCAACAATCCAACAACAACAGAGTCTAGCTCAGTTGTTCGGTTGCGTTCGCGTCGTCTGGAATGATGCACTCTTCATCTGCAAGCAGGCTGAAAAAATCCCCAAGAATTCAGAATTACAAAAGCTTGTCATTACACAAGCTAAGAAGACTGAGGCGCGAGCATGGTTGTCTGAGGTTTCAGTCGTTCCTTTGCAGCAATCGGTCATGGACTTGGGTATTGCCTTTAAGAATTTTTTTGACTCTCGTAAAGGCAATCGAAAAGGGAAACAGGTAAAATACCCGAAATTCAAAAAAAGGAGGAATCAGCAATCAGCAAGATTAACTCAAAGAGGGTTTTCCATTAAGAACGATCGGGTTTACCTTGCCAAAGTCGGAATTGTTACACCTATCTGGTCAAGAAAACTCCCATCGAAGCCCAGCTCTGTAACGATAATAAAAGACTGTGCTAACCGATATTTCCTTAGTTTCGTTGTGGATGTTGAACCTGTTCAATCTTATGCGAATAACCACAGCATTGGTATTGACTTAGGGGTGAAAACATTTGCGACATTAAGCAACGGGGAAAAAGTAAAAAGTCCAAATTACAAGAGATTACACCGAAAGATTCAAAAAAATCAGAAAAAATTGGCTCGTCAGGTGAAAAACTCTAATCGTAGAGACAAGACCCGCGTCAAGATAGCTAAACTACACAACCAGATGGCTGACAAGCGTAAAGATTTTTTGCATAAGCTCTCAACCAAAATTGTTAACAAAAACCAAGTTATCGTTCTGGAAGACTTGAATGTATCAGGGATGATCAAGAATCGCAAACTTGCGAGGGCAATCAGTCAGCAAGGATGGAGAGAATTTAGAACGCTATGTGAGTCTAAGGCTGATCAGCTTGGTCATGACTTCCGAGTTATTAGCCGTTGGGAACCTACTAGCCAAGTTTGTTCAGATTGTGGATTCCGGTGGGGAAAACTAGACTTATCTATACGCTCGGTACTTTGTCTAAGTTGTGGCACGGAGCAAGATAGAGACGTAAACGCCTCGAAAAATATAGAAATGGTCGGCACGGGGCATCGGCACGACCTTAAACGGACACAGAGAAATAGTAAGACTACCTCGGTAGCGTAA
- a CDS encoding chemotaxis protein CheW, whose protein sequence is MSKEQISKTSQILKLARQGNPNVIAAMLNHKLQHEGIIAKVKLHDSCLLVLLEADPAPLPGAVVRFIYHTISKLKPNSINTVKILGRSLTEKQPAWRKQIKLESIPVVLDLSTWLESGSTVRTNQVDYPVSWQKNEQNFQGNQSQLPLATSVKVSVDAELPPQEKFLRFQVGSGNGALLQVNCIQAILNVSVPEILPIPHTADSVIGIYNWRGEMLWLLDLNSLLGFPGLWQPKDMPRTKIMVIVLQVNSKLLGLVVSQVEEIEQHHWENLQPPDRLLPLRFGHFVKAYIPEASSIILDAQRIVQAALDIKYEV, encoded by the coding sequence ATGAGCAAAGAGCAGATTTCCAAGACAAGCCAAATTTTAAAATTAGCTAGACAGGGAAACCCAAACGTCATCGCTGCCATGCTGAATCATAAACTTCAGCACGAAGGTATTATAGCTAAAGTTAAACTTCACGATAGCTGTTTATTGGTTTTACTCGAAGCAGACCCCGCTCCCTTACCAGGAGCCGTGGTAAGATTTATCTACCACACAATCAGCAAGCTAAAACCCAACTCAATTAATACCGTCAAAATTTTGGGGCGTAGCCTAACCGAGAAACAACCAGCATGGCGCAAACAAATTAAACTAGAAAGCATTCCGGTGGTGCTCGACTTATCTACTTGGCTAGAGTCAGGCTCAACGGTAAGAACTAATCAAGTCGATTATCCTGTCTCCTGGCAGAAAAATGAACAGAATTTCCAGGGGAATCAATCTCAATTACCTCTGGCTACCTCCGTTAAGGTCAGTGTTGATGCCGAACTTCCCCCCCAGGAGAAATTTTTGCGATTCCAAGTAGGGTCTGGCAATGGGGCTTTGTTACAGGTAAACTGCATCCAAGCAATTCTGAATGTGTCGGTTCCTGAAATTTTGCCCATTCCCCATACTGCCGATAGTGTGATTGGGATTTACAACTGGCGTGGTGAAATGCTGTGGTTGTTAGATCTAAACTCTCTGCTAGGATTTCCTGGTCTTTGGCAACCCAAGGACATGCCGAGGACAAAAATCATGGTAATCGTACTTCAAGTCAACAGCAAACTGCTGGGACTGGTGGTTTCACAAGTGGAAGAAATAGAACAGCACCATTGGGAAAACTTACAACCCCCTGATCGATTATTACCCCTCAGATTTGGACACTTTGTCAAAGCCTATATTCCCGAAGCCAGTAGTATTATCTTAGATGCCCAACGAATTGTGCAAGCAGCACTTGATATAAAGTATGAAGTATAA